In Alteromonas sp. V450, the following proteins share a genomic window:
- a CDS encoding NRAMP family divalent metal transporter, translating into MSYSAETSFFARCIALLKLLGPGVLMATAAVGGSHLVASTQAGAKFGWQLALLILVVNLLKYPFFRAGVSYTISTKQTLQQGYLGMGKRYLAIALGLNSVASVVNAAALLLFAASLLSYFIPFNIAITLSASVVLALILIILLAGHFEGLDNIAKGIMAVLVIATVAVFIVALSNYSVSPAPAVAAPSPWTLATLGFLVVTMGWMPAPIEISSITSLWLKRQCKGQAVTPKSALFDFNLGYAVTVLLALLFLGLGALILYGSGTELNTSGIGFSHQLISMYSSTIGQWAHWLIALVAFLCIFGSALTVYDGYARVVAEAIALLFNKDKNARNTLVTPVLLFMAVASFIIVLFFKSALLAMLGFAMTLAFVTTPMFAWLNHKLVAQTQLHPDASPNFAIKLLSYVGLAYLFGFLFVFVWWKWFL; encoded by the coding sequence TTGTCGTATTCAGCAGAAACATCGTTCTTTGCCCGTTGTATTGCACTATTAAAGTTACTCGGTCCCGGCGTGCTTATGGCAACCGCGGCGGTAGGCGGTAGTCATTTAGTGGCATCAACACAAGCTGGGGCGAAGTTTGGCTGGCAGCTGGCGCTACTTATATTAGTAGTTAACCTACTCAAGTATCCGTTTTTCAGGGCAGGTGTTAGCTATACCATCAGCACCAAACAAACCCTCCAGCAAGGTTACTTAGGAATGGGAAAGCGGTATTTGGCTATTGCTTTGGGCTTGAATTCCGTTGCATCGGTGGTCAATGCAGCTGCGCTGCTGTTGTTTGCTGCAAGCCTATTGTCGTACTTTATCCCTTTTAACATTGCTATAACGTTATCAGCGTCGGTGGTATTGGCACTTATTTTAATCATTTTATTAGCTGGGCATTTTGAAGGGTTAGACAATATTGCCAAAGGCATCATGGCCGTGCTTGTGATCGCAACTGTTGCCGTTTTCATAGTGGCACTTAGCAATTATTCTGTTTCACCAGCACCTGCTGTGGCTGCGCCTTCACCGTGGACGCTCGCCACGTTAGGCTTTTTAGTCGTAACGATGGGGTGGATGCCCGCGCCAATCGAAATATCGTCGATTACCTCACTTTGGCTAAAGCGTCAATGTAAGGGCCAAGCCGTAACGCCAAAGTCCGCGCTTTTCGATTTTAATTTAGGTTATGCAGTGACTGTGTTACTCGCATTGCTGTTTTTGGGCTTAGGCGCACTAATTTTATATGGCAGTGGTACAGAACTGAATACTAGTGGTATCGGCTTCTCTCATCAGCTAATTAGTATGTACTCATCAACCATTGGGCAGTGGGCCCACTGGCTTATTGCACTGGTTGCGTTTCTATGTATATTTGGATCGGCGCTCACCGTTTACGATGGCTACGCTCGTGTCGTCGCTGAAGCAATAGCGCTGCTTTTTAACAAAGATAAAAACGCAAGAAATACGCTAGTCACTCCTGTGCTATTGTTTATGGCAGTGGCGAGTTTTATCATTGTGTTATTCTTTAAGTCTGCGCTATTGGCAATGCTTGGTTTTGCCATGACGCTTGCCTTTGTGACTACTCCAATGTTTGCCTGGCTCAATCATAAGCTTGTTGCGCAAACGCAACTCCATCCGGATGCTTCTCCTAATTTTGCGATAAAACTATTAAGTTATGTTGGCTTAGCATATCTATTTGGGTTTCTTTTTGTTTTCGTATGGTGGAAGTGGTTCCTGTAA
- the glyA gene encoding serine hydroxymethyltransferase — MSPLNERLHKQDPAIAELILQEDKRQEHHIELIASENYTSKAVMQAQGSQLTNKYAEGYPGKRYYGGCEAVDKIEQLAIDRAKALFEADYVNVQPHSGSQANTAVYMALLSPGDTILGLSLDHGGHLTHGAKPNFSGKLYNAIQYGLNTETGEIDYAQVEALAKEHRPKMIVAGFSAYSRVVDWQKFREIADSVGAYLLVDMAHVAGLVAAGLYPSPINAAHVVTTTTHKTLRGPRGGLIMCKSNPELEKKFNSLIFPGIQGGPLMHVIAAKAVAFKEAMSSEFKIYQKQVITNARVMADVFMKRGFEVVSNGTDNHMFLLSLVSKGMTGKEADALLNRVNITVNKNTVPNDPQSPFVTSGIRIGTPAVTSRNFSEDDCSQLAHWICDVLTTPEDDNVVQNIRDKVASLTATRPVYV, encoded by the coding sequence ATGTCCCCCCTTAATGAACGCTTGCATAAGCAAGATCCCGCTATTGCTGAATTAATTTTGCAAGAAGATAAACGGCAAGAGCATCATATTGAACTCATAGCATCAGAAAACTACACCAGCAAAGCGGTTATGCAAGCACAAGGTAGTCAATTAACAAATAAGTATGCTGAAGGTTATCCGGGAAAACGCTATTACGGCGGATGTGAAGCTGTAGATAAAATAGAGCAGCTAGCTATCGACAGAGCTAAAGCACTGTTTGAAGCTGATTATGTTAACGTGCAACCGCATTCTGGGTCTCAAGCAAATACTGCTGTTTACATGGCATTGTTAAGCCCTGGCGACACCATTTTGGGCTTAAGTCTTGACCATGGCGGCCACTTAACCCATGGCGCAAAACCTAATTTCTCCGGCAAGCTTTACAACGCCATCCAATACGGACTGAACACAGAGACAGGGGAAATTGATTACGCACAAGTAGAAGCACTTGCAAAAGAACATCGCCCAAAAATGATAGTTGCAGGCTTTTCCGCATATTCTCGCGTGGTTGACTGGCAGAAGTTTAGAGAGATAGCCGATAGCGTGGGTGCGTATTTGCTCGTAGATATGGCACACGTTGCTGGCCTAGTTGCAGCGGGGCTCTACCCATCACCAATTAACGCCGCACACGTTGTTACTACTACGACTCATAAAACGCTGCGCGGCCCCCGTGGCGGACTTATTATGTGTAAGTCTAACCCTGAGCTTGAAAAAAAGTTTAATTCTCTTATTTTCCCGGGGATTCAGGGCGGCCCACTTATGCACGTTATAGCGGCTAAAGCCGTTGCTTTTAAAGAAGCAATGTCTTCTGAGTTCAAAATTTACCAGAAGCAAGTAATAACAAACGCGCGTGTAATGGCTGATGTATTTATGAAGCGAGGGTTTGAGGTAGTATCTAACGGTACCGACAACCACATGTTTCTATTAAGCTTGGTAAGCAAAGGAATGACGGGAAAAGAAGCTGACGCTCTATTAAACCGTGTAAATATAACGGTCAATAAGAATACCGTTCCTAACGATCCTCAATCGCCATTTGTGACAAGCGGCATTCGCATTGGTACCCCAGCAGTAACCTCTCGTAATTTTAGCGAAGACGACTGTTCGCAATTAGCTCACTGGATTTGCGATGTATTAACAACGCCTGAAGACGACAACGTTGTGCAGAATATCAGGGATAAGGTCGCTAGCCTTACCGCAACTCGCCCTGTTTACGTTTAA
- a CDS encoding LysR family transcriptional regulator — MKNLSIDFLRSFVLIAQTGSYTQCAEQLQRTQPAISLQIKKLEEIIGEKLFSREHNRLTLTGAGSRLLSYGEQIVALNDQAMAEFGKPQVSGNIKLGIPSEFSTTLMPKIIRRFTQTYPEISLEVHCALSKDLLSEPLKHQFDLILSLQETPDPQQDGYIISDQLVWVGSQRFVNSVPAKLPIIAAPAPCIYRKRATSLLSAIKKPWQVVYTIADLNGIQTAINEGLGITVLAKSSVPSGLHILANSESLPELGHIGVCLVNPQNVSSQAISLLTETITNEVANF, encoded by the coding sequence ATGAAGAATTTGTCGATAGATTTTTTGCGTTCGTTTGTGCTTATTGCTCAAACGGGGAGCTATACTCAGTGTGCCGAGCAACTGCAGCGCACTCAACCTGCTATTAGTTTACAGATTAAAAAATTAGAAGAAATAATAGGAGAAAAGCTGTTTTCGCGAGAGCACAACCGCTTAACTCTAACGGGGGCGGGCAGTCGGCTTCTGTCATATGGTGAACAAATAGTTGCCCTAAACGACCAAGCGATGGCTGAGTTTGGAAAGCCTCAAGTATCAGGAAATATTAAGCTGGGCATTCCGAGCGAGTTTAGCACAACGCTTATGCCTAAAATCATACGACGATTTACCCAAACGTACCCTGAAATATCGTTAGAAGTACACTGCGCATTAAGTAAGGATCTCCTAAGCGAGCCACTTAAACATCAATTCGACCTTATTCTTTCTTTGCAAGAAACGCCCGATCCTCAGCAGGACGGCTATATTATTTCAGATCAGCTTGTTTGGGTTGGAAGTCAGCGGTTTGTTAATAGTGTGCCTGCAAAACTCCCGATAATAGCAGCTCCTGCGCCATGTATTTACCGGAAACGAGCGACCAGTCTACTCTCAGCCATCAAAAAGCCTTGGCAAGTGGTTTATACCATTGCTGATCTGAATGGCATTCAAACAGCAATCAATGAAGGGCTGGGTATAACCGTATTGGCAAAAAGTTCTGTACCTTCTGGGTTACACATATTGGCTAACTCAGAAAGCTTACCTGAGTTGGGCCACATAGGCGTGTGTCTGGTAAATCCTCAAAACGTGTCTTCGCAAGCTATCAGTTTATTAACAGAAACGATTACGAACGAAGTGGCTAACTTCTAA